The stretch of DNA CTTGAATGTGTACTGCTCCTTGCCATTCACGTATACCTGATGATCCAAAGCAACACAACTCGTGTGAGGACAAGTTCCTAGAATTCTTTTACCGATGTGCAGTGACTCATACAAAACACATACCTGATATCCTTCGGATTTGATGACAGTGAACATCTCAAAAGCTTGTCCCTTTATAAAGGGGTTGTCAGAGAAACTTTCCTCAGCTTCCCATTTTTTGTTCCTGAAACTGTTCAAGGCTACCTTTGAGCCAATTCGAGGGTTGAAGTGGAAAGCAATGTCATCGTCATTGCCCACGGACTGCCCAGTCTTGAAATTTATTACAAACCTGCATGGaaagtaaaatgttaaagcaactGATTCTAAATAACAGTGAATTGCTTTTGTCCAAATTGTCCAACAAGACAATTCCTTACTGGTCAGCATTAGTGGGAACAACTCCTTGCAAGTACAAGGCCATGCCTTCTCTCAGTCCTCCTGAAATTGCGCCCACATAAGGAAGGCTCTGCAGTAAACACATGAAAATAGACATTATCCTATATTTAACCAAATTCTTATGgcaggctttttttttattaggggttcaagcatgtagcactgaaaccctattgtaattgttaaattttccaaggATCATCATTCTTCCCTAAAAGTGATCgtgcagaccaaaccgtaagtcgtagagacttgaaactttgagggctggtagtactccgCCTACAGCGTCACCAAGGTTCGCCCCGATGGGCCTGCTGGCGCTACAGCAGTCAAAAGtacgaaatggctcataactcctgaaccTTTAGGCCcaggctcaagtgtcttatatcgttggaaattttcttttcttctacagGCCTAACAAGCTAACTTTGAAATAGAGAAATAGTCACTAGGACTTAGTGTTGTAACAAGTGGAAAAATTGTGCTGTGCTGGCTAGACAGCATCCTTCTAAGGATAAAAAATACTCTATGAAAATTGTTTTGGCCTATTGAGTAATCAACCCGGTGATATTTTCTGATGATCCTGTGACTCAGTTGTTCTAATCTAAATTTACTCTGCCAGTAAGTGGGGCAGAAGAACTAAGTTGTTATTCTTAAATCTGAACCAATCATATTAAGACTGATGATAATGAGTAATAGATCGTGCTATACTGACTGTGAGATGTACCAGAAATCCTATAAAACCTGCTGTATTCCTTTAATCAGAGAGAGATTCTCTGGGATTGATGAGAACTCTCCTGGCCGTGATTAAAAGCTTTGAAGGACATCAACTGGAGTCTCTGGTTATTGCTACGCAGCAAGTTAGGGAGTACTAGGTTTAGAAGGGTCAAGACGTTGACCGAAATATTATTGGatgtcgattaggagacgcccCGGAAGATCAGGTATATTATTGAGTGTCGCCAGTAGACGCCCgggtgtcgattaggagacgcccCAGGATCAGGCAAACTTAAGTCAGGTGCATAGGGGAAAAATCTACcacattatcaaaaaaaagttgcaattttgattcacggtcgctaaggggcaccaaaacaaacaatgagggcggagccacttttactaaaatggctataactcaagaacgaaatgagatatttgcaccaaactcggtacacatgtGAAAAAATCACATCGATtggacactaggtggcgctacaacttgaaaaaaaaaaccatgaaaacagctgtaactaTGCAACCGTTAGTCTGATCAACTTAAAATTTGGCATgtagtgtcttggtccaagggggcataataggcgtatctcaaaaaacatggccgccatcggccaatgaagtttgagcacccattagacaaggttaacggaggccgatcggaacgaaacttgGTGGGCATGTTCAACTAAtggtcctagaggtctgtaagaattttgaaataaatcagCCACTAGTTGGCGCCAACGAGTTTTACAGCTCTATAATCACATGATGTTTCACAGATccacaaaatatgcatataatttgatagatctcctcattctgaacaactttgcctcaagaaccaatgctgtcaatcaaatcgttcattaattattcacaaatatgtaaaaaatctacttttgcgaactagtcctaggttttttgcCCAATCAGAACAAAACCAgtgcaggacaattctctggactctctagatcaataattttcaaaaaaaaagttaaactttaccctttgggtcgCTATAAgagggtcatttagaaaatgggtGTGGCTAAATATactcaaaagcctataaatcctTAAAGAAAACTTAGAACTTCACGAAATTGAGAGCACATTcagcatatgactctaaagaagcatgccaacttttatggagatcggactataggtggcgctataactgttaaaaagctttaaaaaacagatattttcagtggtaaattgcctgttttccatgaaaatgtatataactttgggtgtggtggacttattttcacgggacTCAcgtccttagactcctgaatccttgccgagtccatcgataccaaacatgcttgGTTTTACCTTATGGGTTGTCCTGTGTTATGATTTAGtgcttaaaaaacttttgcgaatatcttcgaaaccgttagtccgatcgagatgAAACCAGTgtaggaaacacggaacctaagTTGGTTTACTAAATGTAAatgcccaaatgtcaaaattttgataggaagtggcaaaaaaatccaatcaaagtcactcatgggtcattttttatgctctcatatatatttgtctataactttaaaacaaaattagatattttcaccaaaattggcacacatatgtatggaaacactctgaggacaccccAAAAAAGTGGTGGAGATCGGGCAATAGGTGGTGCTACaactgtcaaaaaacctttaaaaaccttatttttccttagtaaattgcctgaaactgtcatttgatGTCACCAGATGGCAGTAGAAggccactaatatagttcaagGTTTCAAGGTTTTTCaagcttttgtcatttaaactatataaatcctttaataacattacaaatcacattttgtcaaggtttaccacttcatttgttcatttgttgaatgtttttgcaataatataacattacaattacattgagacctgaaaattatgatttttaaaagggAAACCTGGAATAAGCATTTTCTTACATAtcattgatttcaaatatccatatatgcaacaaaatgtgtgtgtcaGCACGTTTAATTAATGGAgttaacatggaaaatgtacTTGAAACACAGAacacttttagaatgaaattGAGCCAGTAAGTGGTCCTCTGCTGACACCTGCTGTTTAAAAGTCATTTTGTCATAATACTCACTAATATTGTTCTATAATTCCATTTAGACTTTCTAAAAtcactattttaacatttactatcacttttttgGTCAAATTCATCACTTCAGTTCCTTTCGAGTATTAATTTTGACGGTTGTGCCACATTATGAGTAAAATGAAACACGAAAATGGTGTTATACTGAGATTTGCAGAAAACATTGTTACCCatcatgtatttcaaatactaAATCTACAAGAAAATatgcgtgtgtctgtgtgtttatgtgtgtgtgtgtgtgtgtgtgtaagcatgcTTAGTGAGTATCAAGTATCATTGTTTAagccttttctttctctgtgtttgttTAAGCATATGGCATAGCTGTTCCTTCTATGAATTAAGTGGTTACatgtttgctaaataaaacttaatatctttttacgcatatgtgcttaaaggccttaaatgcttgaaccccggtaaatgctgcttgcggctttaattattattataattttaaagagGCATAACAAATAGCAAAACtactgcacatttttttttcactgctgTTTCTTTTAGTGCTTGCACTTTATTTTGTTCTGAGTCCCTGGAAAGTTTCTGCTACTCACAGGATTTTGGACTGGGTTGCTCAATGAAAGTTCAGTCGGTGGTTGGATAGCTGACAGATTACATTCGGTGACCATCAAAGACCCGCTCCCATTCAGCACAAATGAATGTTCTTCAAAAGTCATAGTCCCATTCTGTGAGTGGATCATACTTCCGCCCTGCCCAAAGATGGAGGATCCAGCAAAGCTCTGTAAAAGCAAGATAGTAAGAtttgaacaacacaaacattTGTATCATGTCTActgatattgtttttttttttttttcacacatttttttaacaacctttgctgtattttatttagtgacatgcatttttaaaaatttccaGGTACTCTTCCAATTTTGTAGTTATAGAATACTCTTGTATATTACAAATCAAATAAATTGCTAAATTGCGGTTTATAATTGTTTTCGATAGAGTATTGCATGTTACACTGCAAGACTGATGGACATGATCAGAATACTGAAGCATTTATCTGTCTCCAGTATCATATGCCAAAATAACAGGAAAGCCTATGCTTGAGTAATGACAactaaatttaattaatgtaGTCTGTAAAAGAGGAGGAACACTCACCTCAGTGAACACCACGTTTGTTAAAGAAACCTCTCCTGCAACACTCAGAGCGATGACACGTTCCAAAGATATACGATGCTGAAATTGGCCAACTTCGCATCCACTCATATACACCTTCAGATTGAAAATGACTATATTCAGATAtcttatttgatttattttagcCTTTGCACGATGCACGCATTGAAAAGATCAAAACACACCTGATAATTTTCAGAATTTACGGCAATGATCAGATCAAAGCTGCTCTCCTGTTTTAAAGGTAATTCCAGTTTCTCCTCTGGTCCCCATGTCTCATTTTGCCGGCTGTTTAGGACTATGCAGTTGCTGCTAAACTGGGGTTTGATTTGAAAGGCAATGTCATCTCCTTCAGACTCCCCACACTTCAGATTGACCACAAAGCTGCAATGATTAAAGACAACATGGAGTGAACTAGTTACTCAAACAAACTTGCATTTTTATTCTCTAGTCTTGAAAAGAAAGATTCACCTATCAGATCCAGAGGGAACCGCTCCCTGAATGAAGATGGCTTTCCCAGCTTTCAGTCCTCCAGAGATAAGACTCACATAGGGGACGCTCTGCATGGTAAAAAAGTATTCTGTATGTTATGGTAAAGTTCACGATGTAGCAAGGCTAATATAAGTCAGGAGTGCAGGAAAGGCTGAGGGATCACTCACGAAGCCGGAGATGGTCTGGAAGCTTGACTGGAAGCTTGACTGAAATGTAAAGCTCATGTTGTCGGCCACTCAGAAGGATGATGGGCTGATGCACAGGTGGATTCTAGATTCGGGATGAGTGTTGCAGGTGGTGGTCTTGGGTTTATACTCTCAGTAGGTGGGAGTGGTTCAGCCTTCAGGGCGCTTTTAGCCTCAAGgcatttcaaaattaataatgGGTTCACTTTAGCTTAGCAACCCAAAGGCAAAATTTAAAGCTATGATGGATTTGCATTCTCACAACAGTTTTGCCCAAAGCCACATTGTGCATAAATGTTCAAAGATTAAAAGCATTTTACAGGTGACTTTTCCAGTACTTTGGATTTTGTTGTCTTAAAATATAACAATCTCTGCttgaaaaaacattacattatgtCAGGTTTTCTCAAACTAGGGTTTGGGAAGGAACCGTATTCCACAAAACTGAAAGACTTTCTGAACATATAtaggctttttttaaaaaaaaaaaaaaatcaaatcattcttaataattattgtcattttgttaatattaggcaatcatgtaatcaattaaaaagtaactgtaatctttaaaatgtaatataatctaattacaagtatttAATTCTTGGAATCTACGTAATGAAGATTACACAcaaccccatttccagaaaagttgggacattttgtaaaattcaCTGAAATCAAGAATCTgagatttgttaattctctttaaccattatttaactgacaaaagtacgaagaaaagattttcattgtttttattgactgacttaattgtattttgtaaatataaacaaattttggttttgatggctgcaacacactccaaaaaagttgggacagaagcaaaataaaagtgaaaagataACAATATCCAAGTTAAAAAGCATACCTGCAATCACAATTTTTCtgtaacattttgtttaattgtaGTAAACTACTAAATGAACCTAATCAAGAGCAGTTCATGATAAACATTGTCAGTCCAGAAGGCTGCATTTACCTTGCAAGGCCTGATGCACAAATCCAATATTTTGAGCAGCTGAGCTACAGGTTAGCAAGTTagaatataaaaacaaagatatgtaTGTTCCCTCATCTTGAGCTTTGCAGTTTTTCAAACCAACCTAGGATTATGCATCAACCATTCAATGTTTAAGCAAAAATCCATGTTTGAATGCTTAAAAGTTCCAGTCATCTAATGTTAATCTACTACAGCATGCATTTACTACTTTTTTCTACAGTTGACAGAAACAAttgacaaaatacatttttctaaGGTTGTGTCTCCTCGTTGTTAACAATGTATTGATTAGTACAGCTTCTTAATGAACATAATGTAACATAATCACAAGAAGTAGTCTGACAGTTGTATAATTTATAGCATATGTTGTGAAATTTCAACTAAACCTGTTCCAGCTGGAGGGCAGACCTGTGACTTTGATTATCAAATGCTTTTTTCAGTCAGCAGAATTCTCACAATGTTATAAGTGAAAAGCACAAAATGCAGTATCCAGGATCAGAAcataatgctgttctttctttGTGCTGttcaggggcctcatttataaaatgtgcgtacacacagatttgatcttagagtgtgcgtacgctAAAATCCATGCCAAcgattcatatttataaaaacggtctttgacgtggaaaagtgcttatagcaccacgtcagggtctgagcagacgtacacacTTTTCCTTGTGGCAGATTGTCTAAGCAATTCTTGCCATTCTCCATTCTCAAGTAAAAGATTTGGATGTTGACTGGTGCTCTGTTATatgttaatgacattaattaggtgcgTTTACAAAGCGGAGATCAGAAACCATTTAGCTGTGCACaatttcaagatcatttgtgatttataaatttcatgttttctgtgCGTACGTTCGTTCTCTTAATCACACATACGCACATTTGAGAAATGACCGTAAGATCAAATGTTGGACGTTTTGtacgcaacattttataaaagagGCCTCATACATGCACCTCTCATCTCTGAAAGGAAGGATTTCCAATAAACTTCACTTGACCAGCCCCGATGGTCTTCCCTCTAGTGCTCTGCATAAACTTATCATGTCATTTACATCACAAGCATGATGTCAGTTATTAAGTAACATGTTGTCAACATGACAGTTCAAGTATACTAACTGAGTAATAAAATGAGCAACTGAAGGAGAAAAAACTTGTTTTGCCAGTGTGCAAATATTCACATCTGATGTTAAAAGGTATATCCATGTTTCCATTTAAAATCTTCATCTTGCCGAACATTTGCGTTTCGTGTGAAAGGGCCTGAAGGTGGATCCTTACCCCCTTTTTTGACTGAGGAACCCTTGAATTAAAGGCTTTTTGCTTAGTATGGATGCACAAATGAAGCTGCAATTCTATACAACACACTGCTGCTATTATTAATAGGTTGCTATTAAGTTGTGAATATTATCTTTCATCTAAACGCCACTGCCAGGAACAGCTgatatgttttattgtgttatgTAAGCTGTAGGTTAACTTTCAGTCACGTCTGACAGTAATTTACAGTGTGTTATAAAGATGTTACTTTCCGTGATCATTGTCAATGCAGCCAGAGGCAGATATGAGAGATATGAAATGCATAATTCTCACAAGAACAAAGATAAATCATTTTCAAGCTGCCAACTTCGGTGACGGTAGAAGAGAAGATGATCATAGTTCTCAGTGTTTCTTTATTTGCAGGATTGCTTGAAAGGTTGGAAATGTGCATCAGGGTTTTACATTAAGAATATATTAACAGTGAACGGACACTAATTACATGTAGGGAAAACAACATGGGGTTGTGTTGAGTGTTGTAGATACCCATTAATGAATTACTGGGACTGCTCAAAGTAACCACTAGGTGGTGCTGAAAGTAAGTGTAAACCTCAAAGAGTCTGTAGTTTTACATCTGACAAGCGTTTTTGTtagattaaaattaatttttcaatGTAACAAAATGAttgtaaatgacaaaaaaataaaaataaaaaaacagccaTATCTCTTGATGGGATGCATGTGCAAATTGTCACATTTGAATACGCTTTAAAGggataatgcattaaaaaaaaaaaaaaaaactccattcTGGCGCTGCATAATATCTTTgcacctgctgcagccatggtacggcagcaaagttccttgattattatgccGGAATGACAGTTCCTAGCCACAtcgcctagaaaatcacaacttttcattttccgttggtcttagtacacgatgtaactacagaagagtcaagttttaaataggaaaaatatcgaaactctttggccatttttgagcgagatgctaacagtctaatcagattcaatgaactatgctaagctatgctaaaagtggtactgccagacccggagatcgcctgaatggattcgaaagcggtaaaactcaactgtttaactccaggggagctggaaaatgagcctattttcaaaaaaagtggagtgttcctttaaactgaaagaaaaaagtcagaattgtgtcaGTTACCTTTcttatgttttattctgtggtggaaacaagcttccatattttgGAGCTGCTATACAAAAATTCTGGaaccacaaaagaaaaaaagatcacGTGTGTTAGGAACATCCGAGGGCAGATAAAtgtccatttttgggtgaattattcttTTAAGACACTGAATCCTCTAATAAGCCTCAGACACTCGCCAAATATTCAGTCTGTCCTTCAACCAAATGTTTTTTATCCTTGTATAAGGTAACAGGGTTGGATGACTTTGATGAAAATGTGAATTGACACAGAGTAAGCCGTTGGGTGGGTGCACGAAATCTTCCTGAAAGTCGATGATGCTGCTCCATTTTAACCCTTAGAGGTCCCCGAGTCTTTTCATTCAACTCTAAACCAAACATGATATAAATACGTAAAAAAATGCCGATTTAGGATTGCTAAAATTAGATTCTGATTATCAAAATGTTGGGATTtaaagtctgtgtgtgtgaaggcGTCACATGT from Ctenopharyngodon idella isolate HZGC_01 chromosome 18, HZGC01, whole genome shotgun sequence encodes:
- the LOC127500015 gene encoding galectin-7-like; this encodes MSFTFQSSFQSSFQTISGFSVPYVSLISGGLKAGKAIFIQGAVPSGSDSFVVNLKCGESEGDDIAFQIKPQFSSNCIVLNSRQNETWGPEEKLELPLKQESSFDLIIAVNSENYQVYMSGCEVGQFQHRISLERVIALSVAGEVSLTNVVFTESFAGSSIFGQGGSMIHSQNGTMTFEEHSFVLNGSGSLMVTECNLSAIQPPTELSLSNPVQNPVSSRNFPGTQNKIKCKH